A DNA window from Jaculus jaculus isolate mJacJac1 chromosome 1, mJacJac1.mat.Y.cur, whole genome shotgun sequence contains the following coding sequences:
- the LOC123457664 gene encoding olfactory receptor 4C16-like encodes MQLNDKVPEFILLGLAQDPFRKKIVFTVFLLLYMGTLLGNLLTVAAIKTSPDLRSPMYVFLFYLSLSDTCFSTSTAPRTIADALLKEATISFSEYIIQVFSFHFFGCLEIFFLFLMAIDHCVAIFKPLHYMTVMSHRVCSVLVAMAWVGSCVHSLAQIFLALSLPLCGSKVIDHYFCDLQPLLKLACTDTYVVNLLLVFNSGAMHTVRFFLCVCVLIFFYVIILSSLRKNIMNIIKISEYFDLKSHHPWSKLIGSEYS; translated from the coding sequence ATGCAACTGAATGATAAAGTCCCAGAATTCATTCTACTGGGGTTGGCACAAGATCCATTTAGAAAGAAAATAGTATTCACTGTGTTTTTGCTGCTTTATATGGGAACATTATTGGGAAACTTGCTGACTGTTGCTGCCATCAAGACAAGCCCAGATCTCAGGAGTCCCATGtatgtctttcttttctatttatctttGTCGGACACCTGCTTCTCCACTTCTACAGCACCAAGAACCATTGCTGATGCCCTTTTGAAGGAAGCCACTATTTCTTTCAGTGAGTACATCATCCaagtcttttcatttcatttctttggctGCTTGGaaatcttctttctcttcctcatggCCATTGACCACTGTGTGGCCATCTTCAAACCCCTGCACTACATGACCGTCATGAGCCACAGGGTCTGTAGTGTGCTGGTGGCCATGGCCTGGGTGGGATCCTGTGTGCATTCTTTGGCTCAGATATTTCTGGCCTTGAGTTTGCCTCTCTGTGGTTCCAAAGTGATAGATCACTATTTCTGTGACTTGCAGCCCTTGCTGAAACTTGCCTGTACAGACACCTATGTGGTCAACCTGCTCCTGGTGTTCAACAGTGGTGCCATGCATactgtgaggttttttttgtgtgtgtgtgttctgatttTCTTCTATGTCATCATCCTGAGTTCCCTGAGAAAGAACATCatgaatataattaaaatatcagAATATTTTGACCTGAAAAGCCATCATCCATGGTCTAAGCTCATTGGATCAGAGTATTCATAG
- the LOC123457667 gene encoding olfactory receptor 4C16-like has product MQLNDKVPEFILLGLAQDPFRKKIVFTVFLLLYMGTLLGNLLTVAAIKTSPDLRSPMYVFLFYLSLSDTCFSTSTAPRTIADALLKEATISFSEYIIQVFSFHFFGCLEIFFLFLMAIDHCVAIFKPLHYMTVMSHRVCSVLVAMAWVGSCVHSLAQIFLALSLPLCGSKVIDHYFCDLQPLLKLACTDTYVVNLLLVFNSGAMHTVRFFCVCVF; this is encoded by the coding sequence ATGCAACTGAATGATAAAGTCCCAGAATTCATTCTACTGGGGTTGGCACAAGATCCATTTAGAAAGAAAATAGTATTCACTGTGTTTTTGCTGCTTTATATGGGAACATTATTGGGAAACTTGCTGACTGTTGCTGCCATCAAGACAAGCCCAGATCTCAGGAGTCCCATGtatgtctttcttttctatttatctttGTCGGACACCTGCTTCTCCACTTCTACAGCACCAAGAACCATTGCTGATGCCCTTTTGAAGGAAGCCACTATTTCTTTCAGTGAGTACATCATCCaagtcttttcatttcatttctttggctGCTTGGaaatcttctttctcttcctcatggCCATTGACCACTGTGTGGCCATCTTCAAACCCCTGCACTACATGACCGTCATGAGCCACAGGGTCTGTAGTGTGCTGGTGGCCATGGCCTGGGTGGGATCCTGTGTGCATTCTTTGGCTCAGATATTTCTGGCCTTGAGTTTGCCTCTCTGTGGTTCCAAAGTGATAGATCACTATTTCTGTGACTTGCAGCCCTTGCTGAAACTTGCCTGTACAGACACCTATGTGGTCAACCTGCTCCTGGTGTTCAACAGTGGTGCCATGCATACTgtgaggtttttttgtgtgtgtgtgttctga